The window GGGTAATCTGTGAAAGGAGTGGGAAAAACGAAGGCAATGAAGGGTAAACTAGAGAGAGACAAGTTGAAGGACTACATTTTAGGCAAGAAGGGAAAAATTAGTGGGTTGCACAAGTTTGAGTTGGGGTGTGATTCGGATTATGTTGGTGCTCAACTGTGGATTAACCCCAATGTtccaacacatacacatacttatacacaatcacacacagggTGAACACAACGTCACTCATTGTTTCATGTTGACAAAAGTATTTTCAGTCTGGTGGTGATCCTATGATTCTACAAAAACTGGGCCTATGAGCGAGCTCCAGACTGGGGTCAAATCGTTCGAGAGGGAGCATCAAGAAAGACCCGTCACAAAAAGGGACCACCGATCAGCAAATACATGacattaatagtaataatggaTTCATCAATATAATATCCACACAGGGTCCACTCACATTAATACATAATCTTATTTTCTTTGATAggttgtttttgagtttttggtttagtttagaCAGAAGAtgaaattttcaaaaacaagcCACCTTGCAACTTTTGCTCAAATTATCATGCATTGCCCATCTCCCGCATTGCACACGAGATGGGCAACGACTCCACATAGCACTGATATCAACCTTTGAGTGATCAGAAAACAAGAGATGAGAAGATATAATCTGTAGTTTGTGAAGGTTAGTGTGGCATTTCAACTCCAATCTTGACTGAAACTGTTGTCACACCAAAAAATCGAAAGCAGCAGCATTCATATTGTGAATGGAAAAAGCAAATCTTTTGTGACGACTgactacttttttgttttccatgctttttgttttccgCCATTACTCACAGAAAAAGGCAACATACAGTAATGCCAACCATGTTTCAGTCAAAAGTAGGAATTGAGTGCATGTGTAGAAGGAGATTGTGAAAGACCATGTTCAGACCAAGAGCAGCACTGCATGAAAAAACATGGCTGCCTCCTTGATTTCACTCAGACTGCTGTGTCTTCGGGCAAATAATTTAATTCCATGAAATGCATTCTACCAAAGATCTGTGTTGACCAGTCAGTAATATCCCAGGTAAATCTCTTTGTAAAGTGAACAGAGTTTTCTATTGTTTACGTGGCCGTCATTATGACAGAGGATAAGATGATAGTGGTAACAGCATGTTTTGGCATCTGCTAAGCTTTAAACTCATGGGTGTATTACTGCCCTTCCTGGATCgtatttttatcatttcatcagtATGCCCCTAACAACGAGTCCTTTTTGTTCGTTAAATGCAGTGCTGTTTTCAGTCTCAACAGACACATTTCGTATATTATGGGAAATGAAAGAATGAGGTACCTAGTGTAGCAGTTACTTTCTGGTCATGCTAGAAAGGACATACATTTAGTGCCATTATTCTTAACTGGAAGGAGAAAGGAAGCCCCTTTGCACATAACCATCCAgcaactactactactttgATTTACAAAAAGTTCCTCCACACaggactgagagacagacagaaattaTGAGCTGGAAGGTTTAGTACAGGCTTTTAAGGTGGGCGAGGATAGGGGTGGATATATCTATCTCACTGACTTGTGCCAGGTTTGATGCCAACTGGGTTGACGGAGGCAGCAAGCTCCAGACTGGGCATCAGCTCATAGGGCTTGTCAGTCTGCTTGATCTTGCCCTCGTGGTAGCGGCTGTAGATGCCACGACCGGCAGAGTAACCCCCAAGGTATGACCCCCGTGGTCCAGGGGTACGGTTACCTGCAGCAGCACGACCACGACCTCTCACAGTACCTGcttaaaatacaattaaagtaATACGATGACAGGGGTTGGGGTTTCGGACTAGGGCAGCAGGGGCAACTTGTGCTGAAGGTTGTTTACGACAACATGTATGGCAAGATTTTATGGCGAGTTTAGACCTTCCTTGAAAGCTCCTCTCAAGATATTTTATCTCAAGGACTCGGGTAAAATTATCACCAATATATGTTTGAGctaacttttttcttctttaggtACAGTGTGATCTATATCTGGTGCATTGTTTTTGGTACTATGAACTGGTGGTCCAAAATCTTTGCATATTTTTGCTGTTATCTCTGCAATAACCCAGCATGAAATGGGAGGTGATAGCGCAGCAGGAAAAGGATGGTGTTAGAAAATTTACAGTTTGTCAAATGGCAAGAAAGCTCATTGTTCATTGAAGGAATAAGAAGGAACAAGGATGTGAGAGATTACCATTGTTCTGTATCATTGGGGATCCTTTggagagaaaaccaaaacacaatgaTTGTTGAAAGTCAAATAGATTGTCCTGCTACCACCCAAAGACCATATTTAATCAATCAAAGGTAATGGGATTAGCATTCATTGGCCCATCACCTTattctttctttgccttttaACAAGTCTCTGATTTTAAGCCACAAAACCTCATCAAGTTAAAGATTATTATAAAGAATTTTATCAAATGAAATTCTCGTCAGCAAAGATTAAATCATTGTTATCTTAGTCATCATGAGTCATAATGCATATTAGTGATGGCGCATTTGTCATTGCTTCTACAATAGCATCTGTTGGATGTCATTATGAGATCTTTAGCAGTGCATTGTCCAAAAGACTTCCTACTGACACCAACATTTACGAAAAGAGTTGGcttttaaagaaacaatgtgGCTTTTGTAACTGATCATAACTAGAACAAGAGCAGAAAAGATGAATTCTAACCTTTGACGAAGTAGTCCCTGTTGGGTCCAATGAGGGTGTTGTAGGGATAACCATAGTAGGCCAATGTGTAGGGATCACACTGGTATACGTAGCTCTGCTGAGTAGGCTCTGGAGTGGCAGGAACTCCCCCCTTGGAGGCTTTCTGGCGTGAGTATTGCTCTTTATCAACTGGCTTGGCCAGCGTTACCTCGATGCAGGACCCTTCCACTTCTGTGCCATTTAGGTGATCCATGGCCAAGACAGCATCGTCGCGGGAGGTAAAGTGGACGAAGGCGTAGTCTCGGATTTTCTTCACACGTTCAACACATCCAGCGTTCCACTGGCTGAATACCTGGTTGACAGAGGAAGTATGGATTGTTTCAGTCTCGCTACTAGCAAATGGtttcatcaacattttcacctaataaaaacatttgcattgcaACCTGTGAACTGATCAATCAATAAATTTCACCTGTCTAATTGTCTCTTCGCTGGTCTCCATCATTAGATTCCTGACATAGAGGATCTTGACTGTTTCCATCACATCTTCGTCCACATCAATCTCTGGCTCAGCCCAGTCCACAGCAATCTGATGACCCCACAGCTGAATACGTCCTGGCATCAGCTTCCTGCGAGCCATGGCGGCTGCACGGTGTGACTCATACTCTACAAAGGCAAAGCCACGGTTCTTCATCTTGTCTGCAGCGCTGGCATAAACTATGACGTCTAGTACACCCTCTGTCACTTTGGAAACCTCCTCCAGAATCTCCTCACGCTTTTTGGTCTTGGGGATGCCACCAATGAAAAGACGGCAGTTGTCCACAGATGAGCAGACTCCCAGTAGCCGTCCAGGCCGCACCTCAAAGTTGTTGAGCTCTCGCACGGCGCGTTTGGCTTCACGTTTCTCTGTGTACATCACAAATGCATACCCTCTGTTCTTCCCATCAAAGTCCATCATCAGCCGCATCTCATAGATGCGTCCTACAGACTCAAACACTGGGACCAGCTCATCCTCATAAACATCCCGTGGGATTTTGCCCACAAAAATTTCACATCCTCGAGCAGGAGATGGACCATTCCAACCTGGAGGAGGGCCATATTTACGTTGACCATTTTCTTGTGCCATAGTGTAGCCAGTGCGCTCCATCAGGGCCACCAGTGCAGGCTCATTGGAAGCACCTGAAACACCCTCAGGGATACTAATCTGTCCATGGAGAGGGTGGTGAGAGGCACCAGAGGAGGGTTTGGAGGGGGCAGCGTTATTGCTCATGGTTGAGGAAGAAGCAGGATCTTCGGCTGTCATTCTGGCATAACCATCCAATCAGATCTGGGGCCTGGGCAAACAAAGACAtgtttatcaaatcaaattgtaCCAACCACAACTTTTATTCATGAAGAAAACTGAAACCAGAAAGAGGTAAGAAATATAAGAATGTTCAGAGAATGCCATTTAATCACAAAGGGCCATATATGGTAATGAGTAGCAAACAAACTAACCAACACACAAAGTGTAAGCTGGATAGAACAGCAAGACGGCAGAATCTATAAATCCCCAGGGCGAATTTCCTTATCAGCAGTTTTACAACCTTGTTTTGTTAAGTTCCTCAGATCCCTTTGTGACCTTTGACTCCTATCAGTGGGAATGAAGGATTTCAAACCCTGGAACCTCCAGTTAAAGGTTCACTGAGTACGACTAGGTCACATGCtcattatgtgtgtgtctgaagtaAGTTAGACAAGCTAACCTAATAGCCAGAAAGTTAGTTCATAAAGCTTAACTCCTGTTAAGCTACAGTGTATGATTAGTTCTGTGTAAAATATGACATGCATGCTGTGAGAGAAGCTGTGCACAATAATTTATCTTACACAAGCACTTGTTAGGCTCACCACGAGATGGAGTTGGACTTTCAACCTCCTTATCAATATGAAAGTTATACAGTGTGTGGGTGAAGCTTTTTctgtgcatatttgtgtgtgtgtgtgtgtgtgtgtgtgtgtgtgtgtgtgtgtgtgtgtaaaaaaaaataaaactgacagcTCTGACCATATACAtagggtgtgtatgtgtgtgtttgtgtgtgtgtgtgtgtgtgtgtgtgtgtgtgtgtttgtgtgtgtgccacttcATTAAGACCTGCAGCCCTATATGAGGAACAGAGAACAATCAGAAATCGGCTTTCAGAGCATAAACCTCTTATTCTGTTATTTTCCAACACTGCCAGTATTCAGAATGGAAAAATCCACAGCATTTTAAATCCCCAAATCTCCATGCTGCACACGACACTAAAGCAACAAATCATAGGAGCCTACAGAGCAAACTTCTTTTCGTCTGGCTAAACGTTATGTAGTGTAAGCAAATAGGCCAAAAAGACAACCTCTTGCTAGTTAGGCAGGCAATGAGTGTGTGCCTTTTTGTGCGTCATAAGATTGCCTAGACTTTGATGGAGATTGGTGAGGCAGTCAGCAAAGGTAAAATGCTACAAAACCCAAGCAACCATGGTaacgcacacactcatttgACCTGACCTAAtaccccccgacacacacagacacacacacaaacacacacacacacacacacacacacacacacacacctgttcactTGTTATTTTGCTCAATGCTGGATGGCTTACAATTATCTACCAAATAGCTTTCTTCAATTGATatgataaaaagacaaatgctttgaatataataaaacatgaacagtgGACATactatatacatttaaatataatataatatttcatacCTTTACTGttatgtttagaaaaaaattatgcCAAAACATGATcagtgtgaaacaaaacaacaaaacacaaaggttGAGAGACACACGATGATGTTCATACCTTCTATCTATAGCCAGTTTTAGGTTAGGTTGCTACATGTTGACACAGGTCAAGATGACACTAGACTGTATTAAGAAAAGGTTGTTTTGGCAAAGTTAGGGGAACATCTTTAATGAAGAAATGAATTCTGACTGTACGCACCGAGGATGAGGTTTCCTTTATTGCACACAAAACATATCAGTCAACAAATTCCCAGTAGCTTGCTCCATTAAAACAGCTTTTTTATGTGTTGCTTTCTTTCCATATGCATCTATAGCTCAGTATGCCCTCCCCCTGTTCCTTCATTCATGCGAAGTGCTAACATGACTCCATCTCTTATCAGCCTTATCTTGTCCAACTAATGACAAAGGGAGGACAATATTCACTTTGGGAGTTCTGCTCTGTGATAAAAAGAAGTTATGTGACACTGAGGTCGACACTTTGTAAAATACACTGTAGTCAGGGTGAGTGAATCTCTTCTCtggatattttgtgtttgtcaaaaaGCTGATGCACTCAGTGTTCTGTCTCAGTGTGGGGTAACCTACTTCCTGCTTTTGACCACTTGGTGATATTCCTGACTTCCTTAGTGCTGACCACTCTTGTGCTGAGGTTTTCCTTTCTTAGGAGAGACTCAGGAAATCACAGCAATCAGTGTCAGAAGTGAAGTGAAACTCAGATGGTCTGTTACAATCTCCCTTCctttgccagaaaaaaaaatagaatggcGAGTGTGTATGTGGGATCTTTAGGCACGAGTTTATCTGGTAAAAGTCAAGATAACAAGGTGCTACGAGTGATGCAGCACgaaagaggaaataaagaaaattatattttgagaaaaaaataacactgacaGCTCTGACCATATACAtagggtgtgtatgtgtgtgtgtgtgtgtgtgtgtgtgtgtgtgtgtgtgcgtacgtgtgcgtacgtgtgtttTAAATCTGAGTCAGCGACACGTAAATGATTAACCTTGGAGAAGTCAAATCCCAGCCTTTACTCACAGAAAGCATAAGGGTTTTGTAGATGACGTCtcactgagaaaaaacaaaatagaatttaAGAAATTGACAGTGTGAGTCTTCTGTcctgacatatttttttgttgtggctCAACTTCTGACAGGCAGCAGCTATCGGGCAAAACATAACCCATGCAAGCATTAATAGCTCAGACACAAAGTTCACCTGGTCAAAGGTTCTCATATGTCAGAGAGGTGAAGGAAGTTGAAGAGCGAGGATTTGATGGTGTTCTGGTGATTGCTGTGGAGATTGCCCATTACATTGTGTTTATGATTGATAGAAGCACCTGACTCTCTACGTATTAACAGCATGTTGTTGGGGACTGAATTGTTTTATGAGCAGGCAAAAAAGCTTTTATGGGGTCTCCAGCCCGTAAACACGAACACACTGATGCTGGCAaattccatctttttctttcaaataagCAAATAAGCCGTGGCGTTATTGAAGCGTAATTACCCACAgccaaaaaagaggaaggacaTCTGAGATTTTATGTCACCGTCTTGTGATCGCCAAGTGCTGCAGATTAGGGAGTAAAGAAAATCCAAGTGTGTTTAAAAATCTATAGAACAATGCAGCTGTCAGTTTGCTGTTCTATCATGGGTGACAATGACCCAGTGTACTGAAGGAAAAAACAGGCTTAAGGAAGCAGCCATCTTAGccacacacatgaacacgtgGGGGCGACCGACTCACAGCGCCCACCCAGCAGCCTCTAACAACAGGGTCACaaggcagcaggagcagctcctTTCTTCAATCCTAACACACCCAACAGGTAACTTTATCACAGCTAGTGTCCACATACTAAACAACTCATGCAAATACCCTGTGAACCAGCCTCCACGTGGGAGAtagatacacaaacatacagtaactacaaaATGATCATCTTTACTCATTACACTCCACTACAGTTTCAAGTCAAAGCAAATCATCATTTAAAGATGAGGAatccagagacagtgagagagagagagagagagagagagagaggggagaggggaagtgagactgaaaacaaagggatggtggaggaaaagagaaggggaaggagaagcagagagaggtcAGATGTGAGCATAGCTACCCCTGTTGTTTCACAGTGCTCCGCTGCTTGGCCGCCTGCTCTGGGAGTGTTAGTCCACCTCCATTAGAGACAGGTACAGCAGGGCACTGAGCACAGGGGCCAGCCTCctctgcatacacacacacacacacacacacacacacacacacactcttgagCCAAAGCTGTGAGCCGAGCGTAGAGGTGGGTGGAGCTAAAACAGGtactttgtgtgagtgtgtatgtgcagcaGATTCGAGCTTTTAAGGAAATCTTgacttttaaatgatttatttatttacaagttaaaggtttgtgtgtgttaaatacagaaacatgcacacaaatcaCCGTAGTTAAAAGTGATTGATGACATCCACTCAAATGCTGCAAACATAAATCATTTAACTTAAATATAAATAGCTTGTACATTTCTTACTTGGGTTTTCTCCATTTTAAGCCACTGTACATAATACTGTATCTTAGGGACATtgtacttttttgtcttttatgtcAGCTGTAGTTTGTAttgtttatttcagattttttacttGTCTAGTAAGGGCTCCATTTCAGATATGaagcacaaataaaaatcaccTATAAACTTCTCAAACTTGTTGCTCACACACTCATGCATCAGGTCCAACAATTTAATAACATTATATTCCGTGCATCGCACAGTAATATCAGTCGGGGGTTTTACGTTTGATACTTTGAGTAGATGTCGCTACTTAAACTGCTGTAGTTTTACTAAAGTAGGATTCAGGAAGTAGGAACGCAGAACTTTTTTCTGTACCCGAGTGCTTTTACATAAATACATTGGTACTTTTTTCTTCAGTAAAGTAATGGCAGCGATGCACACGCAAACGTGAAAATGTCGACTCTGACAGtgataaagagacaaacaagtGACATGAGTGGGCGGAGAGAGGGCAGACGGGAAATGTAGTTTTAATGGGTTCTAAGGGTTTTTCTGCTTAGAGTTGCAGAAATGGGGCAAAATGcccagaaaatgttcaaacttGGGTTTGAACAGCACTTCCTCGTGTTTTTGCAGAGAAAGGGACATTTGAAAAGTCTGACTGGGGGCTACGACTAAAGTCATTTATGTCATGTCAGCACAGGAGACTGTGCGttagtctccctctctctctctcctcctcctctgtgtgtgtgtgtgtgtgtgtctttatgtgtgtgtgcgtgtgttttttgtacatAACAACGGTGAACATGTTCCTAGCACAGCTTAACTTGagcaaacaacacacaccttGCTGGGCAGTCAAGAGAGCAGATAcgactgagagacagaaagcagcCAGATGAGAGTTTCTGTCGAACAAAAACTCCCCTCGGTCAAGgaaagagggagtgagggagggcgAGAGCAGTTGGGGTGAAagggacagagagatgaaagccacagtgtgtgGTCAACAGTGTGCGGATTTTCAGCTGCTATTGAAACCAGCTCTGCTCCTTTAACGACTGAGCaaacaggaaagaagaaagtcTATTTAGCATAAAGACCAgcaagacagaaaagaagagattAAAGCACAAACGATAGATAAGGAGCTATGTATGGACTGTAGCACCTCTAATCTGTTTGCATAATGAAATGTCAGTTATAAAACTGTCAAATCAATTACCATGACATCAGAAGGAGTGGACTGAATAAGAATTGTGCCAGAAAGGTGTGTccataaaggtgtgtgtgtgtgtgtgtgtgtgtgtgtgtgtctgtgtgtgtgtgcgtataaaAATACGTatgtgaaggtgtgtgtttgcgtgggCGCACGCAATCTTTGCGAGCAGGACGCAAGCAGCAGCGCTGTTGTTGGGGAGCGGAGTCAGTGAGTCTTGAAGTCGAGGGGGTCAATCCAAATCAAAGATTAACTGTTGATCCTCAGCGAGAGCCAATCAGGAGCCAGACGTGCGTCAGAGGGTCCGGGCGTTCAGGTGACCGCACAACGGGATCATCAGCCCATCAGGTCAACGGTTAACTGTTAAACCCCGCAGGAGGGCGCATGAGCAGGGACCTATGGAACATGTATTGCCCCTTAATCATTGCACATGTTCACTAAATCATTTGTCAGGCACTTACACACTGACACTCAAACTaacgcatgaaaaaaaataaggaaatagGTTACTTCCCCTCTCAATCCACCTGAAGTGTGGTCTTTGACggtatatacatgtatttactTTTGTCTCAAACTCTGTATACACTGTCCTGGTGTTTTGGGACAACTGTGCAGCTCAGAGGCATGATGTCTGTTGTACTTGTCAGTAGTTAATTGTTGGTTTGGGTCTTTTAATGGAATTTGttaacaataagaaaaataccaAATATGCTTTGGCCCCTTGAAACTGACGTGAACGATTCCACATGCAGTGTTTCATTTACGATGGTAGTATGGATCTAATCGTACTGacatttgtaattttacaataaaacagtGCCCCTGACAAGTGTGAGCTGAAAACACACTGACTTTGAACTAAGTCATAAGTAATCACATTAGAGAGTGCTTCTTAGACTTTGTTGGTTATCTCTGATAAGCTAGGTCTCTATTAAGGCCAgggtcaccacacacacacacacacacacacacacacacacacacacacacacacacacggtgggaTCTGCTACATAGGCAAAATCTGTGAATAAGCAGGAATAAAGTCAGCAGAAAAGCGGTAGAGGTAATCAGTATCTTGGCCTGAGAGGCTGTACGACTGCCATCTATTATTACAAGTCATCCATATAAGTAAATGAGTAGCGGATCACAAGACCCTAGGTCCGACAGTTTATTTCTGTAGAGTGATACAACCTGTGGCACAGTTTGGTCCCACACTCTGTAGTTTCACTCAGACAGgaacaaacaaatgacaaataacTTCCCGTTATGACTTCTATCAAGAGCTTGATTATTTGCCTAACTCCTTACTGGTCTTGAAAAGGCCGAGCAGCAAAATGTCCTCTGATCATAACCCCCACCAAATATAAAGCAGAACAACAGAGGCATTTAGTCCCTTCGCGTTAACTCTCAGACACTCACGGCACATTATCAGCGTCTGCTGCAGCAGGTGACCAAAACCCCACAAAACAGTGGACTTGATGAAAGAGAAGTGAGAACTGTGGTTGACCCCTCAGGACACATGATGTCCTCACACTGTGGTTCACGCAGCTCAACTGTCAGCACGCCGACTGCGACAGCACGGAGCAGGATGCAGAATTAAGTCACACTGCTGATCGAGGAGAAGGAAGCTGCGCTATCTgaagtttgtctgttttctgtccaaTCGCGTTGTTTTTGGAGGAGCTATGTTTACACTACAGTGTGTGGAGGCATGGCTATGATTTTGTGCAGTTAGTGCATAACATTTCCAGCGACTATTAactaactatttttgtcttcaaCATATCAGAATACACATCCCAAAGGTGACGTCTTCAAATAGTGATGTCagtccaaaaccccaaaaggTCTCAAATCTCAAACCTGAACTTTAACCATTCGATAATCATCAAATGGATTCAGATAAATTTTCATTATTACATTGTACACATGTTCCACttgaattttttattgtttaactTAAAGTGTGGCTGCCATAAGTGATCACACTCCAGCTCACTCGTCATCAGTTCAAACATCTTCACTCGATGATGATTCAACTTCATttagcaaaaacacacagaaacttcTTTTGTCTCTACAAATTTCATTCCCTATATCAACTTTTCAAAAAGGATTCAATGTTGCATTTTCAGATGCAAATGCTTAAAGATTGTAAAAGGAACCTTTTCCTGGTGACAATCAAAATGGCCGCAGATCATTTCCGGTTGATTGAgtcattgattaatcattttaaacCCAAAACAAGCCTCAGAGGCTCAGAGGTTGAGAAACTTCATTTCATAGAATTAGGATCTTATCTACATGTAACATACTTTGAGCCCCCATTCATTTCTGTCCCTGCCACCGTTCTCtgccgtctcctctccttttcttgtctgattttctcttctttccatcCATGTACCTGTCACCCTCATTCCTCTGGTTCACTCAAGCTCCAAGAAGAGCggtggggaggggagagacgagagtgtgtgtgcgtgcgtacatgcgcgtgtgtgtgtgtgtgtgtgtgtgtgaaagaccagatggagagaggagcgagagaggctAACGAACAGAGAGAGGACCAAATGTTCCCTCTCCAGTCTCCTCATGCaggcctccctccctcagtgTTAGAAAACCCTTCAAAGTGAAACTGGCCCGAAGAATTTCAGGTCAGACGGAGTGCGTAAGTGACCGCCTCCAGCCCACCCCAGCTTCACCACTGAAGGATGATTCCAGTTCATTTACCCTGAGAGCCCCCCTGCCGTCAGGACTTTCACATTTGTCCACTCAAAACCCCACGATTTATACTCAAATGCCACAATTTTATGCAACACAACAGGATACTACTGCATTTTCCTATTCACTTTTCATCTCATCAGCATTGATAAAGACTTTAAACGTACATTTCTACCACAGATCGCAGTCTAATGCGTGAAGTATAAACAGAAAGGCTTTGACTCCCGTCTTAATAAGGAGCAAGAAAAGTCTGAGTGTTGCCACATACGTCCTCTCACACAGCTACGCAGTCATCACTAATCATAAGAGCTGCTTTAGCTTTAGCATTAGCTGAAAGGGGCTTTGCTTTCTTAGGCAAACACATTCCACAGGCCAATCAGCCTGTCCAAGGCCTGAGCAGACATTGTTCCAGACAAATATGACTGACACTGACAACGTCCCGCACTCGTGACACAGGCTTTAGTGggctgccgtgtgtgtgtgtgtgtgtgtgtgtagatgtggtGATACTTGacacataaaacaataaaagaccaCGTATAACCCCATTTTGTATTTCAGCATCCTTCACACTCACAGTTACTAAACAGGCTTACTAAAGACAAAAGAGCCAACCTTCATACAGACTTTGTGCTCAAACAAGGGTACACCCTGTCGACAAACACAgttaagagtgtgtgtgcgtgtgtgtgtgtgtgtgtgtgtgtatgtgtgtgtatgtgtgtcagactccttcAATGGCACCATTACAATAATATGCAGCTGAAATAGCATTTCTGTCAACACAATCAGTTTGTTCAAATTGTATCTTAGATCATctcgggggaaaaaagaaggttAAATGAACCTGTTTTTCAATACAGACAGACTGGAATGCAacttaaatgaatgaaatttagCAGCAGATCACTGGATTCTCTGTcgtgtccaaacacacacacgcactcgtgcgcacgcacgcagacacacacaaaacaaacagctcaCCTTAGGTGGGGTAAAAGTCCACATATTATATGACGAAGAACCCGGAAGTCTAAAGGTAATAATACCAGCCTCTCCAGTTATTCactgaagcattttttttatcccccaccctgaacacacacacacacacacacacacaa is drawn from Scophthalmus maximus strain ysfricsl-2021 chromosome 8, ASM2237912v1, whole genome shotgun sequence and contains these coding sequences:
- the rbm47 gene encoding RNA-binding protein 47 isoform X5 — protein: MTAEDPASSSTMSNNAAPSKPSSGASHHPLHGQISIPEGVSGASNEPALVALMERTGYTMAQENGQRKYGPPPGWNGPSPARGCEIFVGKIPRDVYEDELVPVFESVGRIYEMRLMMDFDGKNRGYAFVMYTEKREAKRAVRELNNFEVRPGRLLGVCSSVDNCRLFIGGIPKTKKREEILEEVSKVTEGVLDVIVYASAADKMKNRGFAFVEYESHRAAAMARRKLMPGRIQLWGHQIAVDWAEPEIDVDEDVMETVKILYVRNLMMETSEETIRQVFSQWNAGCVERVKKIRDYAFVHFTSRDDAVLAMDHLNGTEVEGSCIEVTLAKPVDKEQYSRQKASKGGVPATPEPTQQSYVYQCDPYTLAYYGYPYNTLIGPNRDYFVKGSPMIQNNVALQTLGGQYPVFSAAPAAKLMEEGKVHTVEHLINPLAMQHPEHTNATAATVLPAVSTPPPFQGRPITPVYAMAHNVQRIPTAGGLYGAGYLPISNYAANSAALAALQKNAAVAAAAYGGYTGYTMPQAFPATAFQLPFHDVYQTY
- the rbm47 gene encoding RNA-binding protein 47 isoform X6 produces the protein MTAEDPASSSTMSNNAAPSKPSSGASHHPLHGQISIPEGVSGASNEPALVALMERTGYTMAQENGQRKYGPPPGWNGPSPARGCEIFVGKIPRDVYEDELVPVFESVGRIYEMRLMMDFDGKNRGYAFVMYTEKREAKRAVRELNNFEVRPGRLLGVCSSVDNCRLFIGGIPKTKKREEILEEVSKVTEGVLDVIVYASAADKMKNRGFAFVEYESHRAAAMARRKLMPGRIQLWGHQIAVDWAEPEIDVDEDVMETVKILYVRNLMMETSEETIRQVFSQWNAGCVERVKKIRDYAFVHFTSRDDAVLAMDHLNGTEVEGSCIEVTLAKPVDKEQYSRQKASKGGVPATPEPTQQSYVYQCDPYTLAYYGYPYNTLIGPNRDYFVKVALQTLGGQYPVFSAAPAAKLMEEGKVHTVEHLINPLAMQHPEHTNATAATVLPAVSTPPPFQGRPITPVYAMAHNVQRIPTAGGLYGAGYLPISNYAANSAALAALQKNAAVAAAAYGGYTGYTMPQAFPATAFQLPFHDVYQTY